The genomic region CGACGACTCCTGGTGGGACGCCGGAGCGCTGTCCGCGGCGGCGCGGCTCTTCGGTCAGCACGACGCGCTGGGGCTCGTCCACGGGCGCCTGGTGGTCGAGCCGGCCGGCACCGACGACGCCGCCTGCGCCCAGCTGGCGACCGGTCCGCAGCACCCGGGCCTGCCCGGGCCGTCGATCATGGGCCATCTCGGCTGCGGCGCCGTCGTCCGGCGCGCGGCGTACCTGGAGGTCGGCGGCTACAGCGCCGTGCTCGGCTTCGGCGGCGAGGAGGCGCTCCTGGCGCTGGATCTGGCCGCGCACGGCTGGGCCCAGTGCTACGTCGACACGATCGTGGCCCACCACGCGCCGTCCTCGAGCCGCGAGGACTGGCCGACCCGGTGGGCGCTCTACCGGCGCAACGACACGCTGACCGCGCTGATGCGGCTGCCCGGGCGCACAGCCCTCCGGGAGACGGCGCAGCTGGTGCGCCAGGCCGTCGCCGACCCCGTCGTGCGCCGGCAGATGCCGCAGTTCCTGCGGCGGCTGCCCGCGGCGCTCCGGCGCCGCCGCCGGGTGGACGACGAGGTCTGGCAGCAGTGGCAGGACGCCCGGTCGGCGGCCTGAGCGCGGCCTGAGGGCGGACGTGCAATCCGATTGGGGTCCGGGCGCCGAACACCAGATGGGCGCCATCCGGGCGCTCGGCAGACGGGGCCCGGGTGGCGTGCTCGCCGCCCGGGGCCGGCTGGCGACCCAGCCGGCCCCGGTGTGGTCAGGCCTGGACGGCCTCGACCAGCCAGTCGCCGGTGCCGTACGGGTCCTCGAGCGGCTGGGACCCGTGCTCGTGCACGATGCGCCAGACCCGGTCCTCGCTGCGGCGCACGACCCAGGTCATCCGCATCGGCAGCGGCCGCGGCTGGCCGGCGCCCTCGAACTGGTACTCGATGACGCCGCAGACGGTGGCCAGGTCACCGCTCTCGAAGACGTCGGGACCGTCGGTCCAGCGCCAGTCGAGCAGCAGGATCGGGGCCTCGAAGTAGTCGCGCCAGCCTTGGTGGATGCGCTCGCCGCCGCGGTTGGTCCAGCGCGGGCCCTCCACGAAGACGTAGGTGTCCTCGGACTTGTCGAAGCAGTCCAGCACGCCCTCGAGGCTGCGGTCACGCAGCGAGTCGAGCATCAGGGTCGCGGTGTCGAGGGGAGTGCGGTCGGGCGAGCCGATCATGGGGTGCCTTTCTCGGGCGGGGGAGGGACGGTCGGGCGACGGTCGTCGCCCGAGGGATGTCAGTGCTGGATCTCGGTGCTGGATCAGTGCTGGAGCTCCGCCAGCTCGTACGTCGTGCCGTAGTGGCCCCACACGGAGCGGACCAGCGTGAGGTCCTCGGGCAGGACCCAGACGTCCTCGGCGTCGAGACCGTCGGGGGAGCAGCGGTAGTGCACGGTGTCGAACTCGCCGGCGCGGACCCGGAGCCGCTCGGTGCCGATCCGCTCCACGGTCATGGCGGTGGTGGCCAGCATCGGCCCGGAGGCGCCGTTGGGCAGCGCCGAGGAGAGCAGGATCCCCTCGAACCGGGTCGGGCCCTGGTCGTCCGCGGCGAGCAGGCCGGCCTGCCAGCCGTCGCCGGCCACCTGGTGCGCCCCGAACATGGGGGCGCGCCCAGGCGTGGCGAGGCGCTGGCTGAGCCGGCCGACCCCGACGCCGTCCACCTCGGCCGTGGCCTCGGTGTCGGTGAAGCGGAACCACCCGGAGCCGACCAGACGGTCGGCGACCACGACCCGGACGTAGCTGTCCCGGGGCCGCCAGTCCGCGCCCACGGTCAGCGTGACGTCCCGCAGGATCTGCGCGTCGTCGATCTCGCTCACCGTGCGCATGGTCCGGCTTCCATCGGCCGCGTGGGTGACGTGGAACCACTCCCGGCCCCGCTCGGCCCCGTCGGGGCCGAGGTAGGCGAGCCGGCCGCGGCTGGTCCGGTGCTGCATCCCGGCTCCCCGCTAGTCCTCGATCCAGGACCGGTCGAGGTCCCGGAGGCTGAACAGGGAGGAGGCCGTGTGGCCCTTCAGGCGGTTCGAGTACGCCTCGACGTACCGGGCGGTGACGGTCGGGATCAGCGGGACGACCTCGAGCTCGCGCTCCTGGACGGCACGCCACGCGGCCGCGGGGTCGGCCGGGGCGCCGATGGCCTCGACGAGCAGGCGGTCCAGCTCCTCGTCCGCGAAGCCGGTGTAGTTCGCGCTGGACTCCGAGTGCATCGCGGAGAACGCGTACATCGGCGTGTAGCCCGAGGAGAGGCCCGCCTCGATGCTGAGCATCATCAGGTCGAAGTCGCCGGAGACGAGCTTGGGCAGGTAGGCGGCCGACTCCTGGG from Nocardioides pantholopis harbors:
- a CDS encoding glycosyltransferase family 2 protein, whose product is MSGLPQVSVVIITRDRRDDLLRTLERLRPLVHSGEIAELIVVDNASTDGTAAVVRERMPGARLLVQPRNLGAVGRTVGVEASRSPVVAFADDDSWWDAGALSAAARLFGQHDALGLVHGRLVVEPAGTDDAACAQLATGPQHPGLPGPSIMGHLGCGAVVRRAAYLEVGGYSAVLGFGGEEALLALDLAAHGWAQCYVDTIVAHHAPSSSREDWPTRWALYRRNDTLTALMRLPGRTALRETAQLVRQAVADPVVRRQMPQFLRRLPAALRRRRRVDDEVWQQWQDARSAA
- a CDS encoding YybH family protein, with amino-acid sequence MIGSPDRTPLDTATLMLDSLRDRSLEGVLDCFDKSEDTYVFVEGPRWTNRGGERIHQGWRDYFEAPILLLDWRWTDGPDVFESGDLATVCGVIEYQFEGAGQPRPLPMRMTWVVRRSEDRVWRIVHEHGSQPLEDPYGTGDWLVEAVQA